In Alkalihalobacterium alkalinitrilicum, a genomic segment contains:
- a CDS encoding phosphate/phosphite/phosphonate ABC transporter substrate-binding protein, translated as MKKIYSMVLALAMSIALVGCGTADDTEPPEENAGGDTPETTEEDATVAEWPDELIMGFVPSQDSANIADTVAPLADRLSEELGVNVRGEVMTNYTALVEAMGNDQVHIGFIPAFGYVLATERYDNIDAVLKSIRHGSSTYKAQYTVRTDSDIQSLEDLEGKVWAFPDLASTSGYLFPAAQLVNEYGVDPENISGFFSDLIQAGGHDNALIQVLEGNADVATTFDDARTAIEADYPEAMEELRILDYTAEIPNDTISLNTNLPQELRDLIVEVFMAFNSDEEMLTIMDEVYNWTGIDTASDSDYDVVRETAQVFPDMLN; from the coding sequence ATGAAAAAGATTTATTCAATGGTACTTGCCCTTGCAATGAGCATCGCACTTGTTGGCTGTGGAACGGCTGATGATACTGAACCTCCAGAAGAAAATGCTGGTGGAGATACACCAGAAACAACTGAAGAGGACGCTACAGTAGCGGAATGGCCTGATGAATTAATCATGGGATTTGTTCCTTCTCAAGATTCAGCGAATATCGCTGACACAGTTGCCCCACTTGCAGATCGCTTATCTGAAGAATTAGGTGTTAATGTTCGTGGTGAAGTTATGACGAACTACACAGCACTCGTTGAAGCAATGGGTAATGATCAAGTACATATCGGTTTCATTCCAGCTTTCGGTTACGTTTTAGCAACAGAACGTTATGATAATATAGATGCTGTTTTAAAATCAATCCGTCATGGTAGTTCAACATACAAAGCACAATACACTGTACGTACAGATTCAGATATTCAATCCCTTGAAGATTTAGAAGGAAAAGTTTGGGCATTCCCAGACCTTGCATCTACAAGTGGTTACCTTTTCCCAGCAGCACAACTCGTAAACGAATATGGAGTTGACCCAGAAAATATCAGCGGTTTCTTCTCTGATTTAATTCAAGCTGGTGGTCATGATAATGCATTAATTCAAGTACTTGAAGGAAATGCCGATGTGGCAACAACATTCGATGATGCTCGTACAGCAATCGAAGCTGATTATCCTGAAGCGATGGAAGAGCTTCGTATACTGGATTACACTGCTGAGATTCCGAACGATACTATCTCTCTAAACACAAATCTTCCACAAGAGTTAAGAGATTTAATCGTTGAAGTATTTATGGCTTTTAATAGTGACGAAGAAATGTTAACGATTATGGATGAAGTATATAACTGGACTGGTATCGATACAGCATCTGACAGCGACTATGATGTAGTACGTGAAACAGCACAAGTTTTCCCAGACATGCTAAACTAA
- a CDS encoding EamA family transporter, giving the protein MKLKYSLLVFIGACSYGILSTFVKLAYGQGFSHSEVIGSQFFIGWFLLLLLILFIHKQKMTRKNLFLLLAAGTTTSLTGIFYYLALETIPASLAIILLFQFTWIGVLIEAISEKKWPSKSKLISIGLIFIGTFLAAGPLLRLTEELTLIGVMYGLIAAFAFAWFIFLSGKVAISVNPILRSFLFVTGAMLFTLLVFPPSFLLSGALQNGLWIYALPLGFFGLVLPTILFAIGIPKIGTGLGTILSAAELPTAVVMSVLVLKEFVSLAQWAGVILILAAITYSQYQNLPLIRKKHEKTS; this is encoded by the coding sequence GTGAAATTAAAATATTCGCTTTTAGTTTTTATTGGAGCTTGCAGTTATGGTATTTTATCCACATTCGTGAAACTTGCTTATGGACAAGGGTTTAGTCACTCTGAAGTCATTGGAAGTCAATTTTTTATCGGCTGGTTTTTATTACTTTTGCTCATCTTGTTTATTCATAAACAGAAAATGACACGAAAAAACCTCTTTCTATTACTTGCAGCAGGAACAACAACTAGTTTAACAGGAATTTTTTACTATTTGGCTCTTGAAACGATTCCAGCTTCTCTAGCCATTATTCTATTATTTCAATTTACATGGATAGGTGTACTAATAGAAGCGATCTCGGAAAAAAAATGGCCATCTAAATCCAAATTGATCTCCATAGGGCTGATCTTTATCGGAACATTTTTAGCCGCAGGTCCCCTTTTACGGTTAACGGAAGAATTGACTTTGATAGGAGTTATGTATGGGCTGATTGCTGCTTTTGCTTTTGCATGGTTTATCTTTTTAAGCGGAAAAGTTGCTATATCCGTTAATCCAATCTTACGGAGTTTTTTGTTCGTCACAGGTGCGATGTTGTTTACACTACTCGTTTTCCCTCCCTCCTTCCTATTAAGTGGGGCATTACAGAATGGATTGTGGATTTATGCACTTCCCTTAGGCTTTTTCGGATTAGTTTTACCAACTATCTTATTTGCCATCGGGATCCCAAAAATCGGGACAGGCCTAGGAACCATCCTCAGCGCTGCAGAATTACCGACTGCTGTAGTGATGTCCGTTCTCGTATTAAAAGAATTTGTTTCACTGGCTCAATGGGCAGGTGTCATCTTGATCTTAGCCGCCATTACCTATTCTCAGTACCAGAACCTTCCCCTTATTCGAAAAAAACATGAGAAAACATCATGA
- a CDS encoding disulfide oxidoreductase — MKNQKQSENLLFAAWSVSLVATLGSLYFSEVLGYIPCELCWYQRIFMYPIVLILGIAVVKKDLKQALYSAVFSGIGILIAFYHYLLQKVPGMSELDSCGLIPCAGQYINWLGFITIPFLALVGFTIIFVLSVMILKTNRGR; from the coding sequence ATGAAAAATCAAAAACAAAGTGAAAATCTGTTGTTTGCAGCATGGAGCGTTTCTTTAGTTGCGACGTTGGGAAGTTTATATTTTTCAGAAGTACTTGGATATATTCCGTGTGAACTTTGTTGGTATCAGCGGATTTTTATGTATCCTATCGTTCTTATTTTAGGGATAGCTGTTGTGAAAAAAGATTTAAAGCAAGCTTTATATTCTGCAGTATTTTCAGGAATAGGGATTTTAATTGCTTTTTACCATTACTTGCTTCAAAAAGTACCAGGAATGTCTGAACTGGATTCGTGTGGATTAATACCTTGTGCGGGCCAATATATTAATTGGTTAGGGTTTATTACGATTCCATTTTTAGCTTTAGTTGGATTTACTATTATTTTTGTATTAAGTGTCATGATTTTAAAAACAAACCGAGGGAGATAG
- a CDS encoding thioredoxin family protein — protein MKKILIFLGVVVVLFAGLAIVNNASTSKKVEGNPFEKSSLHPETIKQLDNPNYQNIILPEELKSSLDADESMTVYFYQPTCPACVEASPIIVPMTADMGIDLKLYNLLEFNEGWAEHNIQSTPTVIHYQDGQEAGRVEGLYPEEQYNLWFEQVKALD, from the coding sequence ATGAAAAAAATATTAATCTTTTTAGGGGTCGTGGTTGTTCTGTTTGCAGGGTTAGCGATCGTAAATAATGCTTCAACGAGTAAAAAGGTCGAGGGAAATCCATTTGAAAAATCAAGCCTACATCCAGAAACGATTAAACAATTAGATAATCCAAATTATCAAAATATTATTTTACCAGAAGAGCTAAAATCTTCATTAGATGCTGATGAAAGTATGACTGTTTATTTTTATCAACCGACATGTCCTGCATGTGTTGAGGCTTCACCTATTATCGTTCCGATGACAGCTGATATGGGAATCGATTTAAAGTTATACAACCTTTTAGAGTTTAACGAAGGATGGGCGGAACACAACATTCAATCAACACCTACCGTCATCCATTATCAGGATGGTCAAGAAGCTGGAAGAGTAGAAGGGTTGTATCCTGAAGAACAATATAACCTTTGGTTTGAACAAGTGAAAGCTTTAGACTAA
- a CDS encoding YncE family protein, producing MKGYVVIFVFIFLVSGCQHLHLSLPEKKPLLMVTHLKEQKLSFVDLNTFELVYSEAFPFEIHSLEMLARNQVALAGQLEEEVLVLDLSSGRTETLLGLGQGITSMNYDQREQLLFITDAKHHRLHVYHLGKDEVVQSIQVENHPLQVSLDDGGNYIYVLSGGNPSITVINRLNYAVELTFPVLDMPTDLIFDGQYAWVTGHGHYTNWNESIKAYDPLSGENVREVKVGLMPIYFYDDSMGEEFFVLCHGSNEMYAIDRNTYEVTETVLVDDNPHYMSGNDQYLFVTSLDGNKLTVIDRNTYEVIAKTDMAAGPFGIAIGELEDE from the coding sequence ATGAAAGGATATGTAGTGATTTTTGTATTCATATTTCTGGTGTCTGGCTGTCAGCACCTGCATCTATCACTTCCTGAGAAGAAGCCGCTATTAATGGTGACACATTTAAAAGAACAAAAACTCAGTTTTGTCGACCTTAATACATTTGAGTTGGTATATTCAGAAGCATTTCCATTTGAAATTCACTCATTAGAAATGCTTGCACGAAATCAAGTCGCTCTTGCAGGTCAATTAGAGGAAGAGGTATTAGTACTTGATCTAAGTTCTGGGCGTACCGAGACCCTCCTTGGGCTTGGGCAGGGAATTACAAGTATGAATTATGATCAACGTGAACAGCTTTTGTTCATAACAGATGCAAAACACCATCGATTACATGTGTATCATTTGGGTAAAGATGAAGTCGTTCAATCTATACAAGTGGAAAATCATCCGCTTCAAGTTTCTTTAGATGATGGTGGAAATTATATATATGTCTTGAGTGGAGGGAATCCGTCCATAACCGTCATTAATCGATTAAATTATGCGGTGGAGCTAACATTTCCTGTCCTGGATATGCCAACAGACCTAATCTTTGATGGACAGTACGCCTGGGTAACTGGACATGGTCATTACACAAACTGGAACGAAAGCATTAAAGCATATGACCCGCTATCTGGTGAAAACGTCCGAGAGGTAAAAGTTGGTCTAATGCCGATTTATTTCTATGATGACTCAATGGGAGAGGAATTTTTTGTCTTATGTCACGGGTCTAATGAGATGTATGCGATTGACCGCAACACTTATGAAGTGACGGAGACAGTATTAGTTGATGATAACCCTCATTATATGAGTGGAAATGATCAGTATTTGTTTGTCACAAGTTTAGATGGTAATAAATTAACGGTCATTGATCGCAATACTTATGAAGTAATAGCGAAAACGGACATGGCTGCAGGACCATTTGGGATTGCGATAGGAGAGTTAGAAGATGAGTAA
- a CDS encoding response regulator transcription factor, which produces MSKKTILVVDDEKELVELVSSYLIKEGMDVIKAYDGHEIIPILQREKVDLIVLDVMMPTIDGFTACEMIRKKWTVPIIMLTAKGGEMDRVQGLKIGADDYVVKPFSPKELVARIEAQLRRIELVTMKPSIIRYGELELDLDGRSVNVRGSQVVLTRKEYDLLLYLIQHEKQVFSREQIHDYVWGMDYEKGTFRTVDTHIKTLRIKLGEYGKWIKTVWGVGYKFEGDHG; this is translated from the coding sequence ATGAGTAAAAAAACCATATTAGTTGTTGACGATGAGAAAGAATTAGTGGAATTAGTATCTTCTTATCTGATCAAAGAAGGTATGGATGTAATTAAAGCGTATGATGGCCATGAAATAATACCAATCCTACAACGAGAAAAAGTTGATCTTATCGTTTTAGATGTGATGATGCCGACAATAGATGGTTTTACCGCATGTGAGATGATCAGAAAAAAGTGGACAGTTCCTATTATAATGCTAACTGCAAAAGGCGGTGAAATGGATCGAGTTCAAGGATTAAAAATTGGGGCTGACGATTATGTCGTGAAGCCTTTCAGTCCGAAAGAACTTGTAGCGAGAATAGAAGCGCAGCTTCGTCGTATCGAGTTAGTGACTATGAAACCATCTATAATTCGCTATGGTGAGCTTGAACTAGATCTTGACGGACGGTCAGTTAATGTTCGTGGCAGTCAAGTAGTATTGACGAGAAAAGAATACGATTTACTTTTATACTTAATCCAGCATGAAAAACAAGTGTTCAGTCGAGAACAAATTCATGACTATGTGTGGGGAATGGATTATGAAAAAGGTACGTTTCGTACAGTCGATACCCACATTAAAACGTTACGTATTAAGCTAGGAGAGTATGGGAAATGGATTAAAACCGTTTGGGGTGTAGGATATAAATTTGAAGGTGACCATGGATGA
- a CDS encoding sensor histidine kinase: MKRSVLKQRVRVSFILLISLTVITIIMLTYFLYEKFYVEKQISLLQSHGQLVAAQYGQFSNSEFIEKINWLDSVLEANVIFTSDPMLLSGGLPFEMEIEETLITFEERQVLLEGDTLVLIREHPRFAQDILAVVTPIMGSQGLEAVLFLYMPLVTVYEPFESIRYILIGFVVLTVMVVSFVTRKITNYFIRPIEEMMEITKKMANGDLTERLEINRRDELGQLAISFNRMSSSLEQAETKRREFLSNVSHELRTPISYMQGYTEAFEEKMITPEKYMQTMKKETAYIGRLVHDLLDLAQLEGDTYPITKVPLPFAQLIEEVVEKFEWSIKNKKLTIRKELDEEIIVEGDEDRLAQVISNVLTNAIRYSNEHGNLSIRLDAHDNEAVLIFRDEGIGIPKDDVDKITERFYRVNKGRTRKDGGTGLGLAIVHQIVKLHGGKIEIQSELRQGTTVSVFLPIYPV, from the coding sequence ATGAAGCGAAGCGTGTTGAAACAAAGAGTACGGGTGTCCTTCATTTTACTTATTTCTTTAACGGTAATTACTATTATTATGTTAACCTACTTCTTATATGAGAAGTTTTATGTGGAGAAGCAAATCTCATTACTTCAATCACATGGGCAATTAGTTGCTGCTCAATATGGTCAGTTTTCAAATTCGGAGTTCATCGAGAAAATTAACTGGCTCGATAGTGTACTAGAGGCTAATGTTATTTTTACATCAGACCCGATGTTATTGAGTGGTGGTCTTCCATTTGAAATGGAGATTGAAGAAACATTAATAACATTTGAAGAACGTCAAGTGCTACTCGAAGGAGATACGCTTGTACTTATTCGTGAACATCCTCGGTTTGCGCAAGATATATTAGCTGTTGTAACGCCGATTATGGGAAGTCAAGGACTTGAAGCTGTTCTATTTTTGTATATGCCGTTGGTTACTGTTTATGAACCATTTGAATCGATCCGGTATATACTGATTGGGTTTGTTGTTCTGACGGTGATGGTTGTTAGCTTTGTGACCCGTAAAATTACGAACTACTTTATTCGCCCTATCGAAGAAATGATGGAAATAACAAAGAAAATGGCAAATGGAGATTTAACGGAACGACTTGAAATAAACCGAAGGGATGAACTAGGTCAATTAGCCATATCATTCAATCGAATGTCATCTTCTTTAGAGCAAGCAGAGACGAAACGGAGAGAGTTTTTATCTAATGTTTCACATGAGCTAAGGACGCCAATTAGCTATATGCAAGGATATACGGAAGCATTTGAAGAAAAGATGATTACACCAGAAAAGTATATGCAAACGATGAAAAAAGAAACGGCATACATTGGTAGGCTTGTTCATGATCTATTAGATTTAGCGCAATTAGAAGGCGATACATATCCCATCACTAAAGTGCCGTTACCATTTGCCCAGTTGATTGAAGAGGTTGTCGAAAAATTTGAGTGGAGTATAAAAAATAAAAAGCTAACGATTCGGAAAGAACTAGATGAAGAAATAATTGTAGAAGGTGATGAAGATCGTCTTGCTCAAGTGATTTCAAACGTGCTTACTAATGCGATTCGATATAGTAACGAACATGGGAACCTCAGTATTCGTCTTGATGCCCATGACAATGAAGCCGTATTAATATTTAGAGATGAAGGAATAGGTATTCCTAAAGATGACGTAGATAAAATAACGGAACGGTTTTACCGAGTAAATAAAGGGCGTACTCGTAAAGACGGTGGAACAGGCTTAGGACTGGCCATTGTGCATCAAATCGTGAAGCTTCATGGTGGAAAAATAGAGATTCAATCAGAACTTAGACAAGGTACAACGGTTTCTGTCTTTCTTCCTATTTATCCCGTATAA
- a CDS encoding FixH family protein → MRKKLSVISTVLLLGFLTACGQSGDEGQTEGTTGACDNPLVPIEVDFTWTPDTLESGQSHLFSAHVTHDGFDVEEAEDVKFEIWEHANPDYHHMLETENQGEGLYTLDWTFQEDGVYYAYYHVTACSMHRMEKEMLVVGDVDVDAITAEPDTISTKMGGHNSHEDHEDHGDHDH, encoded by the coding sequence ATGAGAAAAAAATTAAGTGTAATTAGCACAGTTTTATTATTAGGGTTTTTGACTGCTTGTGGACAGTCAGGAGATGAAGGGCAAACGGAAGGGACAACAGGCGCATGTGATAATCCACTCGTACCGATTGAAGTTGATTTTACCTGGACTCCTGACACGCTAGAAAGTGGACAAAGCCACCTTTTTTCAGCGCATGTTACACATGATGGATTTGATGTTGAGGAAGCTGAAGACGTGAAATTTGAAATTTGGGAACATGCCAATCCAGATTATCATCATATGTTAGAAACTGAAAATCAGGGAGAAGGGTTATACACATTAGATTGGACATTCCAAGAAGATGGCGTATACTATGCATATTATCATGTAACCGCATGTAGCATGCACCGTATGGAAAAAGAGATGCTCGTTGTTGGCGATGTAGATGTAGATGCGATTACAGCTGAACCTGATACGATTTCAACGAAAATGGGCGGTCATAATAGCCATGAAGACCATGAAGACCATGGAGACCATGATCATTAA
- a CDS encoding chemotaxis protein CheW translates to MSTSEYLDVFIDESQEHLQSLNDNLLLLENEPTNLAIVGEIFRSAHTLKGMAATMGYDDLAHLTHSMENVLDLIRNQKLDVSTPVLDVVFAAVDDLEAMVNDIASGGTGKRDVSNVTVLLEQIEKGGSPSQVAATVEEVEIPTTEETLTAAFDVSYDQFELTVLMQSQEQGYHSYQIKISLDERTMLKAARVFMVFEVLEQVGEIIKSNPSAEDLEEEKFDLEFVVTFISKIEAEEIVKRVNKVSEISSVQVHQLNIEELKKAASEKETGLEEVVVETVVSPQKAVEEAPQEKTTAINGKKVTNEANKTIRVNIERLDVLMNLFEELVIDRGRLEQIASDLKNNELNETVERMSRISGDLQEIILNMRMMPVEQVFNRFPRMVRSLSKDLNKKVNLQILGAETELDRTIIDEIGDPLVHLIRNSIDHGIETPQKRLELGKPEEGTVILKAFHSGNNVFIEIEDDGAGIDRDKVLKKALTNGVVTEDEASKMTDQQIYGLLFRAGFSTADKVTDVSGRGVGLDVVRSTFESLGGVVTVDSTLGRGSVFSIQLPLTLSIIDVMLVEVSDEKYAIPLSSIVETAIVNKKNVFSAHNQKVIDFRGKVVPLVFLKDLFEIPVEDELDEEYYSLVIVHKGDKVAGLVVDSLIGQHDIVLKSLGNYLTNVFAISGATILGNGQVALIVDTNALIK, encoded by the coding sequence TTGAGTACTTCAGAATACTTAGATGTGTTTATTGATGAGAGCCAAGAACACTTACAGTCATTAAATGACAACCTATTATTATTAGAAAATGAACCTACTAATTTAGCAATTGTTGGTGAAATTTTTCGTTCGGCTCATACTCTAAAAGGTATGGCAGCGACAATGGGCTATGATGATTTAGCTCATTTAACACATAGTATGGAAAATGTATTAGATTTAATAAGAAACCAAAAACTGGATGTTTCAACTCCTGTTCTAGATGTAGTATTTGCAGCCGTCGATGATTTAGAAGCGATGGTAAATGATATCGCATCAGGGGGAACAGGGAAGCGTGATGTCTCAAATGTAACCGTATTACTTGAGCAAATTGAAAAAGGGGGTTCACCTTCTCAAGTTGCTGCGACGGTAGAAGAGGTAGAAATACCAACAACTGAAGAAACATTGACAGCAGCATTTGATGTTTCTTATGACCAGTTTGAACTGACTGTACTTATGCAATCTCAAGAACAAGGCTATCATTCGTATCAAATTAAAATTTCTTTAGATGAGCGGACGATGTTAAAAGCTGCTCGTGTGTTTATGGTTTTTGAAGTGCTTGAACAAGTCGGTGAAATCATAAAATCGAATCCAAGTGCAGAAGATTTAGAGGAAGAGAAATTTGATCTTGAATTTGTGGTTACATTTATTTCCAAAATAGAAGCTGAGGAAATTGTTAAGCGAGTAAATAAAGTTTCCGAGATATCATCTGTTCAAGTCCATCAATTAAATATTGAGGAGTTAAAGAAAGCAGCCTCTGAAAAAGAAACAGGTCTTGAGGAAGTAGTAGTAGAAACGGTCGTATCTCCTCAAAAAGCCGTTGAAGAAGCACCGCAAGAAAAAACAACGGCGATTAATGGAAAAAAAGTAACAAATGAAGCAAATAAAACGATTCGAGTGAATATCGAAAGACTTGATGTATTGATGAATTTATTTGAAGAACTTGTTATTGATCGTGGTCGTCTTGAGCAAATTGCTAGCGACCTGAAAAATAATGAACTAAATGAAACGGTTGAAAGAATGTCTAGAATTTCAGGGGACCTTCAAGAAATCATATTAAACATGAGAATGATGCCAGTCGAACAGGTATTTAATCGATTCCCACGCATGGTTCGAAGCCTTTCGAAAGATTTAAATAAAAAAGTAAATCTGCAAATCTTAGGAGCGGAAACGGAGCTTGATCGAACCATCATTGATGAAATTGGTGACCCCCTCGTTCATTTAATTCGAAATTCAATTGATCATGGAATTGAAACGCCACAAAAACGCCTTGAATTAGGAAAACCTGAAGAAGGAACAGTTATTCTGAAAGCTTTCCATAGCGGAAATAATGTCTTTATCGAAATTGAAGATGACGGTGCAGGAATTGATCGTGACAAAGTATTAAAAAAAGCATTAACAAACGGTGTTGTAACTGAAGATGAAGCAAGTAAAATGACAGATCAGCAAATTTATGGTCTATTGTTTAGAGCGGGCTTTAGTACAGCTGATAAAGTGACTGACGTATCCGGTCGAGGTGTAGGTTTGGATGTTGTTCGCTCTACATTTGAGTCTTTAGGCGGTGTTGTAACCGTGGACTCTACATTAGGTCGGGGGTCTGTTTTCTCTATTCAACTCCCATTAACTCTATCGATTATAGACGTTATGTTAGTAGAAGTAAGTGATGAAAAGTATGCGATTCCTTTATCATCGATCGTTGAGACAGCGATTGTGAATAAGAAAAATGTATTTAGTGCTCATAATCAAAAGGTGATTGACTTCCGTGGAAAAGTAGTTCCTCTTGTATTTCTTAAGGATTTATTTGAAATACCTGTGGAAGATGAACTAGACGAAGAGTACTATTCTCTTGTTATTGTTCATAAAGGAGACAAAGTGGCAGGATTAGTTGTCGATTCACTAATTGGACAACATGATATTGTATTAAAATCATTAGGAAACTATCTAACAAATGTGTTCGCTATTTCAGGTGCAACCATTTTAGGGAATGGACAAGTAGCCTTAATTGTTGATACGAATGCACTAATTAAGTGA
- a CDS encoding chemotaxis protein CheW, with protein MSVESAVGTELKVIVFQLKDEEYAIEVEYIQSIERMQPVTRIPKTYSFIKGVMNLRGVITPIMDLRTRFGIESKKSDDATRILVISKDNIEIGFIVDGANDVIDIPSGKIEPTPEVVGGVEADYLSGVVKLDTRLFTLLNIDKVILNS; from the coding sequence ATGTCTGTTGAAAGTGCAGTAGGTACTGAGTTAAAAGTTATTGTTTTTCAACTGAAAGACGAAGAATACGCAATCGAAGTTGAATACATTCAATCCATAGAGAGAATGCAACCCGTAACTCGTATTCCTAAAACTTATTCATTTATAAAAGGAGTTATGAATTTACGTGGCGTAATTACCCCAATAATGGATTTAAGAACGCGATTTGGGATAGAGTCTAAAAAGTCAGATGATGCGACTCGCATTCTTGTTATTTCAAAAGACAATATTGAAATTGGCTTTATTGTAGATGGGGCGAATGATGTCATTGATATTCCGTCAGGAAAAATCGAACCAACGCCTGAAGTCGTTGGTGGAGTTGAGGCTGACTATTTAAGTGGGGTCGTAAAGCTCGACACTCGACTATTTACATTGTTAAATATTGATAAGGTAATATTAAATTCATAG
- a CDS encoding response regulator produces the protein MTSVLVVDDAAFMRMMIKDILTKNNFDVVGEAANGQEAVDKYKELNPQIVTMDITMPEKDGIEALRDIKSIDPDAKVIMCSAMGQQAMVIDAIQSGAKDFIVKPFQADRVIEALQKVANS, from the coding sequence ATGACTTCAGTTTTAGTTGTTGATGATGCTGCTTTTATGAGAATGATGATTAAGGATATTTTAACCAAGAATAACTTTGATGTTGTTGGTGAAGCGGCGAATGGTCAAGAGGCTGTTGACAAGTATAAGGAATTAAATCCTCAGATTGTAACAATGGATATTACAATGCCTGAAAAAGATGGGATTGAAGCACTTCGTGATATTAAAAGTATCGATCCAGATGCTAAAGTCATCATGTGTTCAGCAATGGGGCAGCAAGCGATGGTTATTGATGCGATTCAATCAGGCGCTAAGGATTTTATCGTAAAACCGTTTCAAGCGGACCGAGTAATTGAAGCTCTTCAAAAAGTTGCGAATTCGTAA
- a CDS encoding MBL fold metallo-hydrolase yields the protein MQLRTWSLSVIIFILLLTGCELGQNQPKAPVVTETNGEELLIHFIDVGQGDATLFQGPDFTILVDAGRHDRSDVVPYLQQVGVTKFDLVVGTHPHADHIGQMDQVLKAFPTKEVWMSGDEHTTRTFERTIDAIMETDAEYYEPRAGETFEIGSLFIEVVNPEELTTDFHEGSLSMKLTYGEVSILLTGDAEKQTEEWILSQRFNLTSTIFQLGHHGSSTSNTEAFLEAVDPQIAIYSAGKNNEYGHPHREVIERLNGMNIPVYGTDQQGTIVIITDGKDLELHTEHEVNQEVNLDEERADGNEEEVNLIDGDLADSREECININNATLEDLIEIVHIGDERVEQLLAFRPFEKIEDLTKINGIGSGRLAEIIEQGLACLE from the coding sequence ATGCAACTTAGAACTTGGAGTTTATCTGTTATTATTTTTATATTGCTATTGACAGGGTGTGAATTAGGCCAGAATCAACCGAAAGCCCCTGTTGTGACTGAAACAAACGGTGAAGAACTACTCATTCATTTTATTGATGTAGGTCAAGGAGACGCCACGTTATTCCAAGGACCTGATTTTACGATCCTTGTTGATGCAGGAAGACATGATCGAAGTGATGTTGTTCCATATTTGCAGCAAGTAGGGGTCACGAAGTTTGACCTAGTGGTGGGTACTCATCCTCACGCAGATCATATTGGGCAAATGGACCAAGTATTAAAAGCATTTCCTACAAAAGAAGTGTGGATGTCAGGAGATGAACATACAACACGGACGTTTGAGCGTACTATTGATGCAATCATGGAAACAGATGCTGAATATTATGAGCCGCGGGCGGGGGAAACATTTGAAATTGGTTCACTTTTCATAGAAGTAGTTAATCCAGAAGAATTAACGACTGATTTTCATGAAGGATCATTAAGTATGAAGCTTACTTATGGAGAAGTATCCATACTATTGACAGGAGATGCTGAAAAACAAACAGAAGAATGGATCCTTTCGCAACGGTTTAATTTAACATCAACTATTTTTCAACTTGGTCACCATGGTTCAAGTACATCCAATACAGAAGCTTTTCTGGAGGCAGTTGATCCACAAATTGCAATTTACTCGGCAGGTAAAAATAACGAGTATGGTCACCCTCATCGAGAAGTGATAGAGCGTTTAAATGGAATGAATATTCCTGTATATGGTACTGACCAACAAGGAACAATTGTAATAATCACAGACGGAAAAGACTTAGAATTACACACGGAACATGAAGTTAATCAGGAAGTAAATTTAGATGAAGAAAGAGCAGATGGAAACGAAGAGGAAGTAAATCTTATAGATGGCGACTTAGCTGATAGTAGAGAAGAATGTATAAATATTAACAATGCAACCCTCGAAGATTTAATTGAAATTGTCCATATTGGAGATGAGCGAGTTGAACAGCTTTTAGCTTTTAGACCATTTGAAAAGATAGAAGACTTAACGAAAATTAACGGAATTGGAAGTGGACGGTTAGCAGAAATTATCGAACAAGGCTTGGCTTGTCTCGAATAA
- a CDS encoding DUF3006 domain-containing protein has product MKAVIDRIIGEIAVVLVENEEKEYNISIEKLPANVKEGSIVEVEFKGEMLTILTISPNENKETTKRISDKMSKLRQRKNSQFKR; this is encoded by the coding sequence ATGAAAGCGGTCATTGATCGAATAATTGGTGAAATAGCTGTAGTACTCGTAGAAAACGAAGAAAAAGAATATAATATTTCAATCGAAAAACTTCCAGCAAACGTGAAAGAAGGAAGCATAGTTGAAGTTGAGTTTAAAGGTGAGATGTTAACGATCTTAACTATCAGTCCTAACGAAAATAAAGAAACAACGAAACGAATTTCTGATAAAATGAGTAAACTGCGTCAACGAAAAAATAGTCAATTTAAACGCTAA